Proteins encoded together in one Benincasa hispida cultivar B227 chromosome 1, ASM972705v1, whole genome shotgun sequence window:
- the LOC120071200 gene encoding mitochondrial import receptor subunit TOM20, with the protein MDLQPSEFDRILFFEHARKNAESTYANNPLDAENLTRWAGALLELSQFQSVPESKKMILDSISKLEEALMINPKKHDALWCLGNAYTSHAFLNPNQDEANEFFDKASIYFKQAVDEDPGNELYLKSLQVAAKAPELHSEIHKHGFAQQATGVAEPSTSSSTKKKSSSDLKYDIFGWIILAVGIVAWVGFAKSHVPPPPAPR; encoded by the exons ATGGATTTGCAGCCCAGCGAATTCGATCGCATTCTTTTCTTCGAGCACGCTCGTAAGAACGCCGAATCTACTTACGCCAACAATCCCCTCGATGCCGAG AATTTGACGAGATGGGCAGGAGCTTTGTTAGAGCTATCTCAGTTCCAGAGCGTTCCAGAATCGAAGAAGATGATTCTAG ATTCAATATCAAAGCTGGAGGAGGCATTGATGATTAACCCCAAGAAGCATGATGCTCTTTGGTGCTTAGGAAATGCTTATACTTCCCATGCATTTTTGAACCCAAACCAGGATGAGGCAAATGAATTTTTTGATAAGGCCTCAATATACTTCAAGCAAGCTGTGGATGAG GATCCTGGAAATGAACTTTATCTAAAGTCTCTGCAGGTGGCTGCTAAG GCTCCGGAATTGCATTCAGAGATCCATAAGCATGGGTTTGCTCAACAGGCAACTGGAGTAGCCGAACCTTCTACTTCATCCAGTACTAAG AAAAAGAGTAGCAGTGATCTGAAGTATGACATATTTGGATGGATAATACTTGCTGTTGGCATAGTTGCATGGGTTGGGTTTGCTAAGTCTCACGTCCCGCCCCCGCCAGCGCCTCGATAA